The genomic segment GATCGATGACTGCAGCGGAGCTATTGATGTTGTCAGCAATCTGGCGAATCTCACTGGCGGTGCGGTTGGCAGAAAGGGCACCTTCGGCGGCAGTTGAAGCGCCTTGCCTTGCTTCCGCATTTAAACCTTCTGCGCTGGATGAAATCATATTTACACTGACAGATAATTCTTCAACGGCTGCTGCTGTAGCGCTTGAGGCGGAAGACTGAATTTCTGATGAATCAGTCATTTGCCTTGCTGCCGTTGAGAGTGTTTCGGCGGAGCTTAGCAACTGGCTGGAATTTTTGCGAGATTCACTGATTACTTTACTCATATTAATTAGCAGGCGATTAATGACTGCTGATGACTGGCTGATTTCATCAATCCCCGCTTGGTTAAGCCTGAGCGCTAAATTACCAGTCTGATCAATCTCAGTAATCACCGCCTGTAAAGCCGCCAAAGGTTTTCGAATGCTGCGAATAATCATTAGTGCGCTGGCAACGCCGATTAAAATGGCAAAAAACATCAGTGTAATAGAGATGCTGATTGTTGCTGTGGTAATGGTGCCCAGCGTTTTTTCCATGCCTTTTGCTTTTGCGATGGCGTCATCGGCCAGGGTGGTCAGCCCATCTTGCATTGAACGAACAGGTTCTTTGTATTTTGAAAACTCGGCATTGATATCTGCGGCTTTCAGGTATTTTTTTGCTTCTACTTCATCTGATATGCGATTAAAACCATCGGCATAAACTTTAAGGTGCTGAGTCAGATCATTTAATTTTTGAACATCTCCAGAACTGGCATTGGTCAAGCCGCTTTTTATTGCTGCATTCGCTTTTTCAAGAGCAATATGCCATTTTTGATCGTATTCTTTGACCTTTTCAATGCTTTCAAAATTTAAAAAGATATCCTTTTCAAAACGTCTTAAATCTGTAACCTGATGGCGGGCTTCGATCAGATCAAGTGAGTAGTTTAAATCATGCTGTAACATGTTTTCTGTGAGGCTGGCCTGCCGATTCAGCCCCCATAGCCCGAGTACACCCACGCTGATAAGTAAAAGCAGAAGGAGGGCAAATCCTCCTATTAGCCTTGCGGCAATTGTAAACTTTGATAGCATGGGATTCTCCAAAGGGAAGCTTTGTAATAGATTGTAGAGTTGATTTAGCGTATTGCTAGCAGAAAGCGCAGAAGGCTGATAAAGAGTCAGGCCAAGGGGGATTTTTTATTTTTTATGCGCAAAAAAATACCGTATTCAATTGCATGAATACGGTATGGGCAGGGGGGTATTGCGTCAATCGGGTGTTAATTGCAGCCGATCGAGTTAATTATATTTATTACAATAAAAGACAGCGTTTAATGTGTTTGAATTAATGCTGCATTATTTATTTCGCATAAAATCGGCTGTGCGAAAAAACGCATCTTCTAGGTGATCACGTAATGCTGCTTCCATGGGAATCTCTTCCATAGCCTGAAACATGCACATCAGCCATTGATCACGCTCGTCTTCACCAATAGCAAAAGGCATGTGGCGTGCGCGCAGCATTGGGTGCCCGTATTTTTCGATAAAACGCTGCGGCCCGCCTAGCCAGCCGGATAAAAAATCAAAAAACTTATCGCGAATCACTGTGCTATCCCCTGCGTGCATGGCGCGGATGCCACTGGCGCGCGGGTCGCTATACATTATGTCGTAAAAGCGATCGACCAATTGACGCAATACTGCGTCGCCGCCCAAAAGCTGGTAAGGCGTCATTTCTGCTACTTCTTGCATATTTAGCCTTTTACTGGTTTGACTAAGCTGGCTGCCAGCTTGGCGCGGCTGCGTGCTTCATTCGTATCAGCTCCAGCTGCGAGTGCCACACCCATGCGGCGGCGGGTAAAGCTCTCCGGTTTGCCAAATAGGCGCAGATCGGCGCGAGGCACCGCAAGCGCCTCTGCTAGCCCTTCGAAAGCAATGCCTTTTTCCTCCATTCCGCCATAAATGACGGCGCTGGCTGCGGGTTCACGCAGTGTGGCATCAATGGGTAGCATTAAGATGGCTCGGGCGTGCAGCTCAAATTCAGAAAAACGCTGGCTGGCAAGGGTAACCAGACCGGTGTCGTGCGGGCGCGGGCTGACTTCAGAGAACCAAACATCATCGCCCTTTACAAATAGCTCTACCCCAAACAAGCCACGACCACCTAAATCTTGTGTGATTTTTTGGGCGATATCACGGGCGCGCTCCAATGCCAGCGGGCGCATTGCTTGGGGTTGCCAGCTTTCTACATAATCGCCATTTTTTTGGATATGGCCGATGGGGTCGCAGAAGAAGGTTTCAATTTCGCCGGACAGGCCTAATGCCCGAACGGTAAGCAGCGTGATCTCGTATTCAAAATCGATAAAGCCTTCCACAATCACCCGGCCCTGATCTACACGGCTGCCGCTGGCGGCGTAATCCCACGCAGCATCAATGTCTGCTGTATCACGAATAAAAGACTGGCCTTTGCCGGAAGACGACATCACCGGCTTTATCAGGCAGGGCAGCCCGATGGTTTCGATGGCGGCCCGCATTTCGTCCAGTGACGAAGCGAACTGGTAGCTGGATGTAGGTAGGCCCAGTGTTTCAGCAGCTAGGCGGCGGATGCCTTCCCGATTCATGGTGAGGTGTGTAGCGCGGGCGCTTGGAATGACCACAGCAAGGCCGTCTGCTTCTATTTCTAATAGGGCGGATGTTGCAATGGCTTCGATCTCGGGAACGATTAAATGCGGGCGTTCAAGCTCCACCAAGGCCCGTAGCGCAATGGGGTCTGCCATATTAATCACATGGCTGCGATGCGCCACTTGCATACCAGGCGCGTTTGCATAGCGATCAACGGCAATTACTTCAACGCCAAGTCTTTGCAGCGCAATAATCACTTCCTTGCCCAGCTCGCCGCTACCTAGCAGCATTACTTTGGTGGCAGAGGCGGAGAGCGGTGTGCCGATACGCATAAGATTTCCCTGAGCAAGTCGATATGTGAGGGGGAAATTTTAACATGATCAGCGGCATGGCTGAGTAGGTATGAGGCTGGTTGGTGTGAAGGATATGTGCATTATTTGTGCAGATTCTTGATCGTATTGGCGCCTGATCTTTGATTTTTGGGCGGTCTGATTTGATTCGCTTTTTTAATGGGTAAAGGGCCGGCCATTTTGGCGTGTTTGTTTTTTAGGGAAAAACGCAGGAATGAGCTATTAAATGAGATTGCTGTGTGTTTAGTTGAGCGCCCTATTGCAGGGTCATGATATTTTATTTGACCATTTTTAATGGCGGGTTAATTGGCGCTGTATATGTTAACTGTAGGGGTATTAATTTATTGTGTATTTGTATGACATAAAAACAGCATGGCCTGCCATCGTATTATTTAGAGTGAGTACGATTTTCTTAAGGTTAATCAATAATATTACCGTTCAAATCCATTAATCTGCTTTTTAAACGTATTTTATTTACTGGCGTAAATAAACTCGTTATGCTGCGCTCCCTTGTGTCGGTTGAGGGAAGAAGGTTTACAGATTTTTACCGAATTAAATAATAAAATGATGAGCTTAATATGAAACTACGCAATATTTTAGTCGCAGCCAGCATTATTGCTACTCCAGCTGCATTTGCCGGCAACGACTGGTCTTTTAAAAACGTCAGCGTGAACTGGCTTGATTGGTCTGGTGGTACTGAAACCCGCACCAATGCGGGTGCATTTGCCGGCAAAAAAGACTTTGCTTTTTTAGAGGTTGAAGGCGGCTTCGGTGGCGACTGGGGTGAAGCATACGGTTTCTTCGATGTTGAAAACCCAACTAAGGGTGCGAGCGAAACCGATGGTCGTGACAAGCGCCGCTATGCAGCAAAAGCCATTGCCCGTTTTAATTTGGTGCAATTGGGTGGCGTGCCTGTACAGGCCTATGTTCATCTTTATGATGCACGTGATCATGGCACTTTCTTTAGCCAAAACCGCGTTTTAGGCTTGGGTACCAGCCTTTCAAATGGCAATTTCTGGATTAAGCCCTTTATTGGCGGCCATCAGCAATTCGATCGTAATATCGGTGCGCACGCCAATGGTGTGATGGCGGGCTACGTCGCGGGTTACAGCTTCCAAATGTTCGGCCAGTCTTTTATGGCAACCCAGTGGCATGAAACAGAATTCAACCGCGATGATAAATTCCTCACCATGGGTAGCCCGGCTGGCGGTGTGACTCAGGGTAATGCAACAGGCCAGAACGGTGCCGTGTCGCTGTGGTGGAATGTCAGCAAAGAATTCACAACCGGCGTTCAGTACCGCTATGCGGATCAGAAGTTAGGCTCGGCTTCATATCAAAATGCGATGATTTACACTGCTAAATACAATTTTTAATTGATATTTAATGTGACAAATAAAAACCCGCTGCGGCGGGTTTTTATTTGCCTGTTTGTTTTATCGTCATGAAAAATGCGGGCTTACAAAAAATCATATGCAAGGGGAGGTTTGAGTATCGGAGCGCTGCACGCTCAATTAAAAATTGCTGCTGTTTTAGCAACAAAATATGTGTTTCGTGGTGACTGAACATTGATTAATTTTGCGCGCTGATGCTTTTGCACTGCTGGTCAAACTTGTTTGTTTTCGCCACATACATGAAAAACATAAATGTAAGAATGGCTTGCAGGGGTGATGGTTTCTTTCTGTGGTTTTACACGTAGTCAGAATGCGGTATTTAAAGTTTCTTCGTGTATGAGACAAACTTTGATATGCTTTTGTCTTGAAATTTGGGGCTTTATTCAGATCGGCGTAGTGGCTTGGTAAGGTGTATTGCGTATTGCTTACACTTTATCTATTTATAATTGATTTAGAGGGGTGGGTATGAAAAAAGTTTTACCGCTTTTGTCGCTATGTTTTTTATTTGGCTGCGCTAACCCGGTTCGGGATGGCATCAATAATCTGCGCACTTCGGTGCGGAATGGATTTCAGGATATTAAAATTGAAGTGGCGCCAGAGGTTACTAAAGTAGCAAATTTGGAAGAATTAAAGTTGGAAGCCTCGCTGGATGATCGTTTTGATTTAAATGGTTACGTAACGTATACAAAGTCATGCAATTCTTTTTTAACCATGGATGTTCGGTTTTATAGTGCAAATGGATCTGCCTTGGGTAATAGCATGGCAATGTCAAAAAGTTACAAGTCGGGTGAGCGTGCTAAATTTAAAGCATCGTTCAAACAAATTGCTAAAGATCGTGGTGAGCTGATCAGCAAAGCGGTTGTTAGTAATTTAAAGTGCATATGATTGTACGCGGCCTGAATGGCCCACAAAAAAAGGAAGCGTGTCGCTTCCTTTTTTTTGTGTAAAGACGCTTGTTATTCGCACTTGGGCTTATTGGGAGTGCCAGCGAAAGCGTGGCATGGTTTCACCATTATGGGTGATCTCTTCAGTAAACATTGCCAGCGGCCGCACCCAAAGATCAAAGTCACCATAGAGACAGCGGTATATCACCATTTCTTCTTCTGTTTCACTGTGTCTGGCGACGCCGGTGACTTGATAAAGCGGGCCTTTGTAATGCTGATAAATGCCGTTTTTAATCGTTTTCATGGGTTTATCCAATCTTTTTTTCCAAGTTATCAGGGAAGACTTTAGTCAGGATTCAGGATGGTGCTTTTTGCTTCGCTCAACATGCCGGGATAATCGCGGCTGTAGTGCAGGCCGCGGCTTTCTTGTCGTGCCATGGCGCAGCGTACGATCAGCTCGGCAGATTGCACCAGATTTCGCAGCTCGATCAAATCGTTAGAGACGCGGAAATTGCTGTAGTAGTCGTCGATTTCATGTTGTAGCAATTCGATGCGGTGCAGGGCGCGCTCTAGGCGTTTGTTGGTGCGCACAATCCCGACGTAATCCCACATAAAGCGGCGTAATTCATCCCAGTTGTGTGAAATCACCACTTCTTCGTCTGGATCGGTCACCTGGCTTTCGTCCCACTCCGGAATATCGGGGCGATCACTCTGTGTGATTTGTAAAATATCGGCCGCCGCTGCTTTGCCAAGTACCATGCATTCCAGTAAGGAATTGGAAGCCAGTCGGTTAGCGCCGTGCAGGCCGGTGCAGGCCACCTCGCCTACCGCATATAAATTGGCCACATCAGTGCGGCCAGCGGTATCACTGACAATGCCGCCGCAGGTGTAGTGCGCAGCCGGTACGACAGGGATGGGTTCTTTAGTGATGTCGATGCCCAACTCCAAGCAGCGCAGATAGATATTAGGGAAGTGCTCTTTGATAAAGGCGGCAGGCTTATATGAGATATCTAGGTAAACGCAGTCAAAACCGCCTTTTTTCATTTCAAAGTCGATCGCACGGGCCACGATATCGCGGGGTGCCAGCTCGGCGCGCTCGTCGTGCTGGGGCATAAAGCGCGTGCCATCAGGTAGCTTTAAGATGCCGCCTTCACCGCGTACGGCTTCGGTAATTAAAAATGATTTGGCATGCGGGTGATAAAGGCAGGTAGGGTGGAATTGAATGAATTCCATATTGGCCACACGGCAGCCAGCGCGCCAGCCCATGGCAATCCCGTCGCCCGTTGCTACATCTGGGTTGGTGGTGTAAAGATAAACTTTGCCCGCGCCGCCACTGGCAAGGACGGTGGACTTTGCCACGATGGTTTCAACGCGGTCGGTTTCTTTATCGTAAACATAGGCGCCGTAGCAATGCTTGCCTTCGCGGCCTAATTTTTGATCGGTGATTAAATCAACGGCAATATGTGATTCAAGTACGGTGATATTGGGGTGTGCGGCGACTTTATGCGCTAGTGTGTCGATCACGGCTGCGCCGGTGGCGTCTGCCGCATGGATGATGCGCCTGTGGCTGTGCCCGCCTTCCCGGGTAAGGTGGTAGCCTTGATAGGCGCTATCGCCTTCGGTGTCTTTGGTGAAGGGCACGCCCATCTGGATTAGCCAGTCGATGGCTTCTTTGGAATGCTCAACAATAAAGCGCGTGCTTTCCTGATCGCACAGGCCCGCGCCGGCGACATGGGTGTCACGAATATGCAGCTCTACACTGTCGGTGCCATCGAGCACTGCTGCAATGCCGCCCTGCGCCCAGCCGCTGCCGCCATCCCGCAACTCGCGCTTGGTCACCAGGCCCACTTTGATGTGGTCAGCTAAGTGCAGCGCCATGGTCATTCCGCCAAGGCCACTGCCGATGATTAATGCATCAAATTCACGCATTGCAGGTGTTCCATTCCCAGAAAAATGGAATATTAACAGAGGCCAGACCGTCTACGCCGTGTATAAAGCCAAATCTGTCAGCTTTTGTATGTGCTGGCTTGATAAAAATCATGGTCAACCCCATGTGAGTGTAAATATCTTTTGGAGACATCTTTGATTCAGCGAACCGATCGTGATATCGATCAGGAGCTTGTTCTGCGGGCTCAGGCGGGAGATAAGCGAGCCTTTGAGTTGTTGGTAGTGAAATACCAGCGGCGTGTCGCACGTCTTTTGTCGCGGCTGATTCGCGATCAGTCAGAGATTGAGGACGTGTCTCAGGAGTCGTTTATCAAGGCTTATCGTGCCTTGCCATCGTTTCGTGGCGAAAGCGCTTTTTATACCTGGTTATATCGTATTGCTATTAATACGGCTAAAAACCATTTGGCTACCCTTGGCCGCCGCCCGCAGCTGGCAAGTCTTTATGAAGACGAGGAAGGGGAGTCACTGGATGCTGCTGCACAAATACCGGATTACCATACGCCTGAAACTGAACTCTCTAACCGGCAGATTGTCTCTACAGTGAATGCAGTGGTTGATGAGTTACCTTCCGAGTTGCGAACGGCAATTACGTTGCGCGAAATGGATGGTTTAAGTTATGAAGATATCGCCGCCGTGATGAATTGCCCCATTGGTACGGTTCGTTCTCGGATTTTTCGCGCTCGTGAGGCTATCGCAAATAAGCTGAGGCCTTTATTGGATGTCGTCGGAAAAGATAAGCGCTGGTAAGCTTCGAAGGATATGAGAGGGTAATGTGATGAAAGAAAAACTTTCCGCCTTGATGGATGGCGAGCTTGATGTGGCAGACATCGATGGTTTACTTGCTGAAATGAAGCGCGATGCCTCGCTGAGTAAGGATTGGTATGATTGGCATCAGCTCAGCGATAATATGCAGGAACACCCCTTGCTTTCTCCTCAGTTTATGACGCGCTTTTCTGCGCGCTTGGCAGCAGAGCCAACGGTGGTGGCGCCGCAGCGCTTGAAACGCAGCTCGGTAATGAAGAAATTATTAGTGCCTTTAACTGCTGCTGCATCAATCGCCTTTGTGGGCGTGGCAGCATGGCAGACTAAAACGAACTTTAATACTGCGCCGGCAATGGTTGCAGTACAAAATGCGAAGCCTGTTGATAAAAAGCCACCCGCTATACGCGCCTACTTGGCTGCGCATAGCCAGGAATCTGGCAATGTACTGGCGGAGCGGGATATTGTTTATGCAGATTTTGGCACGGAGAATATGCGCTAGATGAGCGACTTGCTGGGTAGATTAAAGCCATTTGTGCTGTGCATCAGTTTGTTTTTGCCTGCGGGCGCCATGGCCGCAGCAGAGCTGAATAATTCAGATGCCGTGATTGTATTGAACCGGATGTCTGCTGCAGCTAAACAGAATGATTTTCAGGGACTCTTCACGCATCAGCATGGTGATTCCACGGAAACATTCAGAATTGTGCATGTGGGCAGTGAGCCGGTGGAGGTTGAGCGCCGTGAGTCGCTAGACGGCCCGCGCCGTGAGTATTATCGCAAGGGTGATCATGTCAGTATTTATTTGCCATCTAAGCGGACAGTCTCTTTAGACCGGCGTTTCAGCTCCAAATTGTTTCCCCAGCATTTGCCGGAAAACGCCGATTCGGTGCTGCTGAATTACAAGCTTAAAAAAGGCGGTATGGAACGGGTTGCAGGCTTAAATGCACAAATTTATGAGCTGGAACCCAGGGATGTTTACCGTTTTCCGCTGCGTTTATGGATGCATATTGATAGTGGGCTAGTTTTAAAGTCCGAACGCTTGGGGCCGTATTCTCAGCCTGTTGAGCTCTTTGTTTTTTCTGCGCTCACCCTCGGCAAGGTTGATCGCGCATTATTGAACCCGGTTAATCCTTTACGCCCAGTCGTTATTGAATCAAATCAGGGCGTGGCCAGTGCCCCAGTTGAGCCTGCGTGGATGATTGATCATCTCCCTCGCGGTTTTCGATTTATGAAAAGTATTCAGCGCACGCTGATTGGCAAAGAAATGCCCGTGGTGCAGCATTTGTACAGTGATGGCCTTGTTACGGTGTCGGTCTTTTTGGAGCCCGCCGTAGCAGAAGCCAGAGAAGGGGCTTCGCATCAGGGAGCGATGCATATGCAGGTGCGGCAAATTGATGGAAAAATGGTCACCGTATTGGGTGAAGTGCCTGCTGAAACAGTGAAGGCGTTTGCTCTTGCTTTTCAACCCCGCTAGTGAAAAACAATGATTGAAACAGAGGCACAGGTGCAGCGGCTGGATGGCGCTCATGCATGGGTAAAAATAAAACCACATACGCCCTGTGGCCGGTGCGATCCAGAAACTGGCTGCAAGGCTATGGCGCTAAGCCGAATGTTTGCTCAGTCGCAAGATGGCTTCAAGGTTAAAAATCCTTTGTCTTTTAAAGCGGGGGATTGGGTGATCGTTGCTGTTGAAGAACAAATGCTGCTTAAAAGCGCTGTGTGGGCTTATGGCGTACCGCTGCTGCTGCTGATTGCCGGCGCTGCAGCGGGCCAGTGGCTTGTGCCTCAGTCTCCTGTCAGTGCGGTGTTGGGTGGTGTATTTGGGTTTGTAGCAGGTTTCGTGCTGCTGAAACAGCAGCACCAGCTGGCGGCTTCGGCCGAGCCAGTCATTGTGGCGGGCAAAGCCGTAGCTGGCCCGCCGTTTCTTAGTCCTTGTCAAATGAAACGTAAACCATGATGAAAAAATTACTGTTAAGCCTTACTTTAGGCTTTGTTTCTGTCTCATCCATTGCGGCCGCTAATTTGCCTGATTTTACTCAGCTGGTTGAGAAAGAAGGCCGGGCAGTGGTCAATATTTCGACGACCTCTACGATCAAAGAGCAGCCACAGCAGATGGGTGATGAAGACGGCATGGATATCTTCCGTCGTTTTGGTTTCCCTGTGCCGCGGATGCTGCCGCGAAATGGCCAGCAACAGCAGCCCCGCGAGCGTCAGGCCCAATCCTTGGGGTCCGGTTTTATTATGGCGGCGGATGGTTACATTCTGACCAACGCCCATGTGATTGCTCAGGCCGATGAAATTACCGTAAAGCTGACAGATAAGCGCACCTTTAAAGCAAAAGTGATCGGTGCAGATGCCCGTACCGATGTGGCCTTGCTGAAAATTGATGCCACAGGTCTGCCTAAAGTGACGCTGGGCGATGCGAATAAATTAAAAGTAGGTGAGTGGGTTGTGGCGATTGGCTCGCCTTTTGGTTTTGAAAACACGGTGACCGCTGGGATTGTTTCAGCTAAGGGCCGAAGCCTGCCAGATGAAACCTTTGTGCCCTTTATTCAGACCGACGTAGCGATTAACCCAGGTAATTCCGGCGGCCCGCTCTTTAATATGGCCGGTGAAGTGGTTGGGATTAACTCGCAAATCTACAGCCGTTCGGGTGGTTTTATGGGCTTGTCGTTCTCGATTCCGGTTGATGTGGTGATGAAGGTTGCTGATGAGCTGAAGGCTACCGGTAAAGTGACACGGGGCCGGATTGGTGTGGCCATTCAGGAGTTAAATGATGATTTGGCAAAGAGTTTTGGTCTGAGCAAAATCAACGGCACACTTCTGGCAAGTGTAGAGAAAGATGGCCCAGCGGATAAGGCCGGTTTAAAACCGGGTGATGTGATTCTGAAATTTAATGGCCAGACCATTGCATCAGCCAGTGATCTGCCTAAATATGTGGCTGCTGTGCGCCCTGGTACAAAAGTGCCGGTGCAAATCTGGCGCGATAAAGCCATGCGTGAAGTGAGTGTAACGATTGGTGTGCTGGAACAATCTGATCGCACCACCGCTGAGCGTGAATATCGTGGTAGCCAGAATGACGAGGGCGGGCGCTTTGGCTTGTCGCTGCAGTCGGTGGATCCCGCTCAGCTGAAGGGGATGGGGCTGAAGTTTGCAGTGTTGGTGCAGGCTGCACGTGGCTCCGCAGCGAAGGCGGGTCTGCAGGGAGGGGATTTAATTGTAGGCGTTGCAAATCAGGAGCTGACCAGTCTTGCTCAGCTTAAGCAATCACTCACCGCTTTAAAACCCAATGAAGCAACGGCACTGCGTGTGATCCGTGGCGATGCCTCTATGTTTCTGACTTTGCGTGCGCCTGCTAAATGATTCAGCTTAAGTTATACGGAAGGGAATATTGCAGTCTGTGCCTTGTGATGCGGGATCTTTTGCAGCAGCAGGCACAGACTGCAGGCTTTGAGCTGGAGTGGATTGATATCGATGATATCGATCATCTGGAGGCGCAATATGGTGAATGGGTGCCCGTTTTGGCGGGTTCTGACGGAGTGGAAATTTGCCATTACCACCTCGATCAAGCGGCTCTTGATGCCTATATTGCTAATTTCCGTTAAAATCAGTGGAAATTAATATTTGGGGTACGATCGCGTACCCCTTTTTCGTGAAATATCTGGCAGGCCAATGGATCATATTCGTAATTTCTCGATCATCGCTCACATCGATCACGGCAAAAGCACGCTGGCTGATCGCTTTATCCAATTCTGTGGCGGCCTTGAGCTGCGGGAGATGAGCGCGCAAGTGCTCGATTCGATGGATATCGAAAAAGAGCGTGGTATCACGATTAAGGCGCAGACTGCTGCGCTGTCTTATAAAGCCCGTAATGGTGAGATTTATAATCTTAATCTGATCGACACCCCAGGGCACGTTGACTTCTCTTATGAAGTGAGCCGTTCTCTGGCTGCTTGTGAAGGCGCGCTCTTGGTTGTTGATGCCTCGCAAGGTGTTGAGGCGCAAACCGTGGCTAACTGCTACACCGCGCTGGAGCAAGGTGTGGAAGTGGTGGCGGTTTTAAATAAAATCGACTTGCCAGCTGCCGATCCTGAGCGTGTGATTCAAGAAATTGAAGACATTATTGGGATTGAAGCGACGGATGCTGTGCATGCCTCTGCCAAAAGCGGCATTGGTATCGAAGATATTCTGGAAACGCTGATTACCAAAGTACCACCACCTAAGGGTAATCCGGATGGCCCGCTGAAGGCACTAATTGTCGATTCTTGGTTCGATAATTATGTTGGTGTGGTCATGCTGGTGCGTGTGGTGGACGGCCAGCTTAGCCCGAAAGAAAAAATCATGTTTATGTCGAACAAGTCGCAGCATCTTTGCGAACAAGTCGGTGTATTCACGCCAAAAACAGTACAAAGAACCGTACTGAAAGCCGGTGAAGTGGGTTTCATCATTGCGGGTATTAAAGAAATTGCTAATGCCAAGGTGGGCGATACCATCACCACGGCTAAAGATCCGGCAACCGAGCCTTTGCCTGGTTTTAAAGAAGTAAAATCACAGGTGTTTGCGGGTTTGTACCCGATTGAAGGCCATGATTATGAAAAACTGCGTGATGCTTTGGAAAAGCTCAAGCTCAACGATGCTTCCCTGCATTATGAGCCTGAAGTTTCACAGGCTTTGGGCTTTGGTTTTCGCTGTGGCTTCTTAGGTCTATTGCACTTAGAAATCGTGCAGGAGCGCTTAGAACGCGAATTTGATATGGATCTGATTACCACTGCTCCCACAGTGGTTTATGAGCTGTTGCTGAAATCAGGCGAAGTGATTCATATCGAAAACCCGTCCAAGCTGCCGGATCCTTCTAAATACGAAGAAATTCGTGAGCCGATTATTACAGCAACGATTCTTGTGCCTCAGGATTACGTGGGCGCAGTGATGACGTTGTGTAATCAAAAGCGCGGTACTCAGCGCAATATGCAGTATATGGGTCGCCAAGTCATGCTGAGCTACGATCTGCCGATGGCAGAAGTGGTCATGGATTTCTTTGATCGTCTTAAATCTGTCAGCCGTGGCTATGCCTCGCTTGA from the Iodobacter fluviatilis genome contains:
- a CDS encoding MucB/RseB C-terminal domain-containing protein, translating into MSDLLGRLKPFVLCISLFLPAGAMAAAELNNSDAVIVLNRMSAAAKQNDFQGLFTHQHGDSTETFRIVHVGSEPVEVERRESLDGPRREYYRKGDHVSIYLPSKRTVSLDRRFSSKLFPQHLPENADSVLLNYKLKKGGMERVAGLNAQIYELEPRDVYRFPLRLWMHIDSGLVLKSERLGPYSQPVELFVFSALTLGKVDRALLNPVNPLRPVVIESNQGVASAPVEPAWMIDHLPRGFRFMKSIQRTLIGKEMPVVQHLYSDGLVTVSVFLEPAVAEAREGASHQGAMHMQVRQIDGKMVTVLGEVPAETVKAFALAFQPR
- a CDS encoding SoxR reducing system RseC family protein — its product is MIETEAQVQRLDGAHAWVKIKPHTPCGRCDPETGCKAMALSRMFAQSQDGFKVKNPLSFKAGDWVIVAVEEQMLLKSAVWAYGVPLLLLIAGAAAGQWLVPQSPVSAVLGGVFGFVAGFVLLKQQHQLAASAEPVIVAGKAVAGPPFLSPCQMKRKP
- a CDS encoding DegQ family serine endoprotease codes for the protein MMKKLLLSLTLGFVSVSSIAAANLPDFTQLVEKEGRAVVNISTTSTIKEQPQQMGDEDGMDIFRRFGFPVPRMLPRNGQQQQPRERQAQSLGSGFIMAADGYILTNAHVIAQADEITVKLTDKRTFKAKVIGADARTDVALLKIDATGLPKVTLGDANKLKVGEWVVAIGSPFGFENTVTAGIVSAKGRSLPDETFVPFIQTDVAINPGNSGGPLFNMAGEVVGINSQIYSRSGGFMGLSFSIPVDVVMKVADELKATGKVTRGRIGVAIQELNDDLAKSFGLSKINGTLLASVEKDGPADKAGLKPGDVILKFNGQTIASASDLPKYVAAVRPGTKVPVQIWRDKAMREVSVTIGVLEQSDRTTAEREYRGSQNDEGGRFGLSLQSVDPAQLKGMGLKFAVLVQAARGSAAKAGLQGGDLIVGVANQELTSLAQLKQSLTALKPNEATALRVIRGDASMFLTLRAPAK
- a CDS encoding glutaredoxin family protein, with amino-acid sequence MIQLKLYGREYCSLCLVMRDLLQQQAQTAGFELEWIDIDDIDHLEAQYGEWVPVLAGSDGVEICHYHLDQAALDAYIANFR
- the lepA gene encoding translation elongation factor 4, which encodes MDHIRNFSIIAHIDHGKSTLADRFIQFCGGLELREMSAQVLDSMDIEKERGITIKAQTAALSYKARNGEIYNLNLIDTPGHVDFSYEVSRSLAACEGALLVVDASQGVEAQTVANCYTALEQGVEVVAVLNKIDLPAADPERVIQEIEDIIGIEATDAVHASAKSGIGIEDILETLITKVPPPKGNPDGPLKALIVDSWFDNYVGVVMLVRVVDGQLSPKEKIMFMSNKSQHLCEQVGVFTPKTVQRTVLKAGEVGFIIAGIKEIANAKVGDTITTAKDPATEPLPGFKEVKSQVFAGLYPIEGHDYEKLRDALEKLKLNDASLHYEPEVSQALGFGFRCGFLGLLHLEIVQERLEREFDMDLITTAPTVVYELLLKSGEVIHIENPSKLPDPSKYEEIREPIITATILVPQDYVGAVMTLCNQKRGTQRNMQYMGRQVMLSYDLPMAEVVMDFFDRLKSVSRGYASLDYDFKEFQAADLIKLDVLVNGERVDALSLIIHRSSSQYRGRELVAKMRELIPRQMYDVAVQAAIGSQIVARETVKATRKDVLAKCYGGDVSRKRKLLDKQKAGKKRMKQVGNVEIPQEAFLAILQVSDK